The window CCAATTAACAAGCCTCTTTCCTAACCTTGCCTGGATGGCCCCAAATGTTCCTTTATGCATTCTACCATCTGGAATAGGTACTTAGGATCAAACACTTGTTGTGCAATCTCAAGGAAATTCTTCACATCCAATGCAATGGCTTCTGGACAGTTGTCAGAGAAAAGGATGGAAcaattcgaaggatttataacttgTCCATAGGTGTTCAACAAACCTTTTATCAACTCTGCCAGTTGTATAGAAGCTCTAAAAAATAGTAATGAGTCATCCGCAAATAAAAGATTGAGATAATCGGAGCATTACGACATATCTTCGCCCCTTCTAATCCTTATGTTGTCACTGATTTATTTATCAAGCCAGAAGAATGAGTTGATAGCGAGATCTTCTGgatttcacctctaacctaccccaacttgtttgttgCTGTTGATGTTTGTTGTTTTATTCTCTATCAATTTTTACTTTTaacaattgttgttgttgttgtttgttgttttatTCTCTATCAATTTttacttttaacagttttgcaagtTGGCTGGATGAAAGTGCACCGCTGACAACGTGAATCCTTCAAGGATGACAAACATTGTTGTAAGTCTAATGCATGTCGTTGCAAGGTCAATTGGTGTGCTCCAAGTTGGATGTAATTCTAGTTTAGATAAAAATCACAATAACCGCGCCCATTAAACTGGACTTCCTTAGCTCATCTAGTTGACGGTGGTCTCTATATACTTCAATATGCCGACGATACAGTTCTCTTCATGgatcatgacctcgagaaagcgagaaatctgaaattaattttatCAGCATTCGAGCAACTCTGAGGTCTGAAGATcaactttcataaaagtgaattgttttgtTTTGGCAAGGCTCAAGACGAGGCCCACCTGTACGCTGAACTGTTTGGATATGGGTTGGGCCAATTTTCAATCACATATTTGGGGATATCGATACATTATCGGAGACTCACAGATGCTGAATGGAAACACATCGAGGAGTGATGTCTgctagactacgtcggtatttccccaaaggggaagggatgatgcagcacagcgacggtaggtatttccctcaatgatgagaccgaggttatcaaaccagtaggagaaccaagcaatactacataaacaacacctgcacacaaataacaaatacttgcaacccgacgtattaaaggggttgtcaatccctttcaggtaacggcgccaaaaattggcaaacggacatgagaAAGTTTTAATAATTTGAtagatagatctcgcgggaacgcgagataaaataaattgcagcaaggtatttttgtatttttggtttaatagatctgaaaataaaagcaaaggaaaatagatcacaaaggcaaatataataaagaagagacccgaggggcgtagatttcactagtggcttctctcgagaaaaatagcaaacggtgggtaaacgaattactgttgggcaattgataaaacttcaaataaccatgatgatatccaggcaatgatcattatataggcatcacgtccaagattagtagaccgactcctgcctgcatctactactattactccacatatcgaccgctatccagcatgcatctagtgtattaagttcatggacaaatggagtaatgcaataagaacgatgaaatgatgtagacaagatctatttatgtagaaacagaccctatcttgttatccttaatggcaacgatacatacgtgttggttccccttctgtcactgggatcaagcaccgtaagatcgaacccatcacaaagcacatcttcccattgcaagataaatagatcaagttggccaaacaaaacccaaatatcggagaagaaatataaggctataagcaatcatgcatataagagatcaaagaagactcaaataactttcatggataaaaagatagatctgatcataaactcaaagttcatcagatcccaacaaacgcaccacaagaagagttacatcatatggatctctaagagaccattgtattgagaatcaaacgagagagaggaagccatctagctactaactacgaacccgtaggtctacaaagaactactcacgcatcatcggagaggcgccgatggacatgatgaaccttttcgtgatggtgtctagattggatctggtggttctggaacttacgGCGgccggaattgattttcgtcgactcccctagggtttctggaatattggggtatttatagagtaaagaggcagttcgggaggcaaccgaggtgggcacaacccaccagggcgctcttgggcctccaggcgtgccctggtgagttgtgctccccttggagcaccccctaggtgcttcttcggctcactggatgtcttctggtccataaaaaattcacaaaaagtttcgttgtgtttggactccgttcggtattgatttcctgcgatgtaaaaaacatgcagaaaacaacaactggcagttGGCACTATtcaatagattagtaccaaaaaCTAATATAAAATGACTaccaaatgattataaaacatccaagaatgataatataacagcatggaacaatcaaaaattatagattgcAGCTGGACCGGCTTGTTGTGGCAAACATTAACAAAAGTTTCTATTGCTCGCAAAAATTCGTCATGGAATCACATTCCTATGAATTTTTGCGAGCACTGAAAACTTCTGTCAATGTTTGTCACAAACAAATTTCAGATATCTTTTGATTTTAAACTCTGCCTCCATGAATGCTCTAGATCTTTCTGCATGATGTTAAGATGGCACCTGAAGCTAACGTGGCGCGATAACCATTTCCACAAATCCGGCTGGACTATCTTGGCACCGGGACACGGTACGTCACATTTTTTCTGAAAAGGGGCTAACATTGTAGTTGGTCCAGCTGCAATGTTAGAGACTATTTCTTATGGATTTCACCCCtaacctaccccaacttgtttggtgtTGCTGTTGTTTGCTATTTTATTCTCTATCAATTTTTACTTTTaacaattgttgttgttgttgttgttgttgttgttgttgttgttgttgttgttgttgttgttgttgttgttgctgttgtttgtTGTTTTATTCTCTATCAATTTTTACTTTTaacagttgttgttgttgttgttgttgttgttgttgttgttgttgttgttgttgttgttgttgttgttgttgttgttttattCTCTATCAATATttacttttaacagttttgcaagtTGGCTAAATGAAAGTGCACAGCTAAGAACGTGAATCCTTCAAGGATGACAAACATTGTTGTAAGTCTAACACATGTCGTTGCAAGGTCAATTGGTGTGCTCCAAGTTGGATGTAATTCCGGTTTAGATAAAAATTACAATAACCACGCCCATTAAACTGGACTTCCTTcgctcatctagttgatggtggtctcTATGTACTTCAATATGCCGACAATATGATTCTCTTCATGgatcatgacctcgagaaagcGAGAAATCTGAAATTAGTTTTACCAACATTCGAGCAACTCTTAGGTCTAAAGATCAACTTTTATAAAATTGAATTGTTTTGTTCTGGCAAGGCTCAAGACGAGGCCCACCTATGCGCTGAACTATTTGGATATGGGTTGGGCCAGTTTCCATTCACATATTTGGGGATACCAATACATTATCGGAGACTCACAAAGTTGAATGGAAACACATTGAGGAGAGACTACAAAAATGACTTCCAGTTGCCCAAAGAAGTTTTACATAGATTGGATTATTTCCGGTCAAGATTCTTTTGAGAAGGAGATAGCGAGCGAAAGAAATATCGAGCAAcaaaatggagtgtggtttgccgtCTCAAAGACCAAGGTGGGTTGGAtattcatgaccttgaggttaagaatatGGCCCTCCTCGGCAAATGCTTGTTTAAATTACTGACGGAAGATGGTGTATGGCAAAACCTCACGAGGAGCAAATATGTGGGTTCCAAGGCGGTATCCCAAGTATACAGGAAGCCCGGAGATTCTTACTTTTGGGCGGGTCTAATGActacgaagaaatatttcttctccTATGGATCGTTCTCGATTAAGGACGACTCAGAAATTATATTCTGGGAGGACAAGTGGCTAGGAAATGCCATACTCCGGGAACAATATCCTGCTTTATACAACATTGTTCGTCACAAGTGTGATACTATCGCCACGGTAATGGAACCATTTCCGCCAAATGTGACGTTCAGAAGAGATTTAAATGGACCCAGACTCCAATCATGGTACATCCTGCTCCAACTGTTGTCCATAGTGCATTTGTCATATGGGTCTGATGTATTTCGATGGAACCTACATGGGAATGGGCAATTCTTAGTGGAGTCTATGTATAGAGCATTAATCCAGTCTAATGTGCCAGATGATAATAACAAGAAGATCTAaaagatgaagatacctcttaagaataaaataTTTGCATGGTATCTTCATCGAGGAGTCATTCTGACTAAAGATAATCTTATCAAGAGGAAATGGCATGGAAGTACGCAATGTATTTTTTAACATCACaatgagacaataaaacatttattcttccaatgcaaattggctcggtctatatggtcaatcatccacataacttctggcttgtatcctccttgtagtgttgctaatgtatttggcaactggttaTATGAGATTGATCATAGGTGTAGAACTCTTCTTAGGGTGGGAGCGCTTGCtgttatttggtcgctttggctacgtagaaatgataaggttttaaacgataaaagtacttctctAATACAGACTATCTACACATGTGTCGAGACTCTTCGTTTACGGTTCTCTCTACAACGCGTGGAGAATCAAGACCTATTTTTGGAGGTGTGTACTCGATTAGAGGATGCGACGAGGAATACTTTTACTCAACATGGAtggcagcatgatcttaggattgaCCCACCTTCGCTTTAGGCATTATATGAACTCTACATGTTTCTTTgtattcctttttttatttttcatttataTGAGAGGATTTTGTTTGACTGTGTGCATTTTAATTATGTAGAGTGCATCTTAATTATGTAGAGACCGGCTGCAATGTTAGCCCTTTTTCGGAAAAAAAGTGACGTACCGTGTCCCGGTGCCAAGATAGTCCAGCCGGCCTTGTGGAAATGGTTATCAAGCCACGTTTGATTTAGGTGCCATCTTAACATCATGCAAAAAGATCTAGAGCATTCATGCACGCAGAGTTTAAAATCAAAAGATATCTGAAATTTGTTTGTGACAAACATTGACAGAAATTTTCAGTGCTCGCAAAAATTCATAGGTATGTGATTCCTTgacgaatttttgcaagcactaGAAACTTTTGTTAATGTTTGCCACAACAAAATCTCagacttttttatttattttttcagttTTACTGTTCACCAATCTCAAATGAGCTTGGGAGCAGAAAGACACTTTCGAAGCACTCATTCATTTTTTACCACTGAAATTTCGCTGGTAGTGCACCACTTATATTCATTTATCTTCCCCAACATGTTTCTCAATATTAAAGCCGCTTACTTCTGATAATGCAAATAGTATTAAATAGGATGGATGGCATGCAGACTTCTTTTCAGCTAGCACCATACAAGTTGAATTACGAACTTAAGCCTTATTATTAATATTGCATATTCATTTTTATTCTATTAGTGATTCCTTGCCATGTTGAATGGAGGATGTCGATGTGGGCATGTGGAGGGCCTTAAACCATGCTTATTGACCTAGATGCATTGATTTTTTTCCCATTGCAACACTTGCTACTAAATAAAATATAATATACTCCCTCCCTCCGAAAAAGCTCGTCcctcaaatagatgtatctagcatCAAATTAGTGCTAGATACAAACATTTGAAGGACAATTTGGGACAAggttttcggacgaagggagtagatATTAAatcctactacctccgtcttggtgtaTTGGTCCCCTTTATAAtttatgccaaattttgaccaaatatttagctaataaaatattaatgcatgtcaacaaaaattatatcattggattcgtatttgaacatagttttcaattatatatttttttgacatgcatgaacatcttgttagttaaatttatagtcaaaatttggcacaaaatacaacgggaaccaataaaccaggacagaggtagtagaagCCATGGAAGCATGCCAAGTTGCACAATCATGGTGTCCACTAAACTTGATGCAAGGGCAATAAACTTAGGTCATACAAGGAGTGCCCTCTGGCTCTAGATACATTCTTTGTCAACAAATACTTATCTATGACAAGAATGAAGTCGTGCATGTCATGTGGTTCAGCTAGCACTccatatctctactcctataaaaaaggGAGTTGAGGGTGATGGTGTGTCTGCCTCTTACCATCCCGGCCGTCCGATATGGAATAAAAGGCTAAGATAGAGATATCACGCCGCACCGAGTCTCCTTCTATCGCGAAAGAAACCGAGTCTTCGAGAAACCATCACGAATTCCTTGCCGCCAGAATCTCGCGCCGGTCAAACTCTATCGCACGAGCTCGCTCTAGCGACCCCGGCCACTCTCGGATCAGGAGGATTGGGGTTCAGCGCTAGCTGCTGCTGCCTACCGCCGCGCACACGGGCGCGCCCCAGCCACCCTGCCCGCTCTCAGATCGGGGGGATTTGGGTTCGGCGCCAGCTACTGCTGCCTACGGGCGATctccgcggcggcggaggagaaggaAAAGAGAGATGGAGTGGCTCCTGTAGAAGCTCAAGGGGCCCGAGGCCTACCCCAAGGCCAACGAGGACTTCTACAAGCTCACACTCTGGCGTCGTTGTCATGCTCATCTCCGCCCTCGTCATGTTACTCCTCTTCGTCTCCGAGACCAGTaactaaggctggccatagtgggagtaacataagtagtatcatgcacttgggactcacaaacatgcttatgtggcacacaattggttatagtaacatacgtagataccgtaacataataaatatggtgctactatgtgtcatgcatggcaataaatgaaaccatctatgatactatgcactatagaggtagtaacatagactagtaacatatgcatgttactagtctaagttactccccactatgaccagcctaagtgaCGCTTCTCCTCTTCTTCGGCCTGCAATGGCATCGGCGGAATTTGAGGTCCACGGTCCTGAAAACATGTCCAATTATACTACTACTTGCTAGGTGACTTTGGGAATTAATGGTTTGCGTCAGCTCGGATTGCGGCAACTCTCGATTCCAGTGATGCGTATTTGGTACCTTGCTGCGCTTGGCATTGCCGCTGATTGCAATGGTTGAGCTGTTGGAAGATTCTTGAAAAGTTGTACATGTTTCTGTTGCCGGATCCAAGAAATTGGTCATTTTTTCAGAGCAGAGATGATGTGCATGAGATTCGTACAGTTGTGTGATTGAAACCATAATCTCTCCTTGACATGTGAATTTGTGAAATGTTTGGAAACAAGTTGGCTGTGGATCTGCAAATTACCGAACTATGGATTTAGCCTTTATATTTGACTCTTTGCAGAATTTTGTACTTCATCCTTGGTGAAATTCCTTCTACTCCATCCCTTCGCGTTGTTACCAGATTTGCTATGCAAATATCCAGACTGTTTTTTCGTTGTGATCTGTGCCAGATTTTTCTACATGACATCAAGATAAGTAGAGCAGCTTGATCAAGAATGGATAAGTGTCTTCTTAAGTAGTGAAGTTCTCGGATCCCACACTCAATGAATAAAGGTACGCTTTTCTTCCATGTTGTATCAAGATCAGAGGCATCCAGTATGCTCTACTTTATTAGTTTGTTAGCTCGGTAATTCAGCTCGGGTCATTCCTTGGTATTCAGTGTGCCAACATTGTGCATTACTTGAATAAATCACCAGTTCAAATCCATTCAGTTAATTGGATTAGGCATAGCTCTCGAAAACATTTCAAGTAAAGTTTACACGGAGTTATTTGTTCCATGTAAACAGTAGGACTCAATTTTGCTTCAGATGTATGCTTTTGGGTGGATGAACACTTGGTTAAGGAATCTTAtgaggtactccctctgtccgacaaTATAAGACGTCTCATATTGTGGCACGGGAGAAGTACTTTTTTAGTTCTTTTTTAAAATTTGGAGAGGTAAGAGCAGAGGAAAAGGCAAAAGCTGGTCCATGAAGTTGAATTTCAGTTCAGAGCCTACTACACGTTCGGTTGTTGCTCATTGAAGGCAGAAGAGGGATTCGATTAATCTTCCTTCTCATGATCGAAAGATAAGAAATCCTTGTGGTGTTGATAGAAGGGGTTCACCTTAATAAAAAGGCTGCTGGACATGGTTAAGCAACTGTCCTTTCTTGATTCATCCAAAGACAGGGGAGGGCATTAAAATAAACAATTGGTGTGAAACAGTTGTACATGATTGATTACAATATGGTCAAGTTTTGTAAGTGTATGGCTGTGAGAAATGCATGTATGGTTTAATTCTCTAATTAATGTAGGTATTGTCAGAACTTCCGGTTCACTAATGTTGACCTATTCATTTTCCTTTTGTCCATTTTGCTCAATGAGCTGAATTGTTTAATTGACCGTTGGCTTTATCATATTAGTGGAACAATTTGTAAGTTGTGTTATACATTGTGAAAGAAGACGTTAACAGATTTGCAGAAGTGAGCTATGTTTTCATTTTAATTTATGTAACACATCTTATATATGAAGTTTAAATGTCCACTCTTTCATGTATTTTTATCATTTTTAAATATTCTGTTATGCTTGATCTCTACCATCTTCATCATCGAAGATCACAACATttgttccgttgcaacgcacggacaactTGCTAGTCAGGTACAATATCTGAAAGTTTCATGCTACATCAACACATACTTGATCAGCAAGGCTTGAGTGCTATTTAAAAAAAGGAAATACACAATTGTACTGAATCATGCAAAATTTGTGCTGGACAATATTAACTTATAACGAAAAGCATTGGAAGGAGTAGGTAAGAACAATACAAAAACAAATATGTATTAATGCAGAATTTTGATTGCAACACTTGCACACAAGAAATTGGACAACATTTATTAGATCACATCACATACGATATGATGGCTTGTTGCTATGAAGATCTGATGCGCAACAGTGATTCCACAAATGGCACCATATAGTGGGCAACAAAGAGTGAACCAATGGTGAATTTTCTGCCGTTCTGGAGATCATACAACATGTCACGCATGTTGATTATTTCTTCAAGAGATTCATTATGGAGGTCACACCTGAGAAGGTAGCGCGCATCAATGGAGAGGAATATCTTGTCCGGGTCAGTTGACGCACATGCAAAGGCAAGAAGATTTCTTGGTATCGGCAGACTGACACGGCGGCATAGTGACCAAGTCAGATTTGGCCCATCTTCCGCTAACCAAATGGCAATCTCCCACGGAGTGGGAGAGTGGATATAGCATAACTTTCCACCTAGTGCAGATAGTGCATCATTCTTGCCTAGATGATCACTACATGGAGGGTTAGGGTGCACCGtaaatgtttcatcaagtaaactaaATCGAAGGATGACATTCGAGATAACCTTGCCATGTGCCATGGACTTGAGAGCACTCCAAAAGAAGACCCCTGGGAGACAAATTGGAGTCCTGGCCTTGATAGGGTATGGTGGATCCACAGTGGCCTTCCATACCCAAGCTTCTTCTTTGCTGTCACCACCGAATGTTAAGATCTCATGTCCACTGCTGTATTCTCTAGTGGTGCCTCCTTCCCCATCTATTTGCAGAGTATCTCTGTACGAGCGGATGAAGTGCCTCGCCACCTTGTAGGTACCACTCCAAGGATCAAAGCCAAAGGCGACCCTGTGCTCAAAGAGAACACTTGGGCTTCCAGGTGGCAACTCAACAAACTCTCTAGTGGCCGGGTTGCAGATGAAAATTTTCCCCATTATGCAAGGGATCAATATCAGGCCATCACAATGGA is drawn from Triticum dicoccoides isolate Atlit2015 ecotype Zavitan chromosome 6B, WEW_v2.0, whole genome shotgun sequence and contains these coding sequences:
- the LOC119321876 gene encoding putative F-box protein At5g52610 isoform X2, which gives rise to MLTGNNDMKPPIPKRPRRMAMSPESAPLASGSSSFIPDDIIFFQILVLLPVKSLVRFQTVCKSWRTTLTSISFVRWHLELSKRTRSTMVLVPRKYQEDRRKACSRLLSIFSFQPGESKCAELIFRKEFHPYGIPVFSIPLHCDGLILIPCIMGKIFICNPATREFVELPPGSPSVLFEHRVAFGFDPWSGTYKVARHFIRSYRDTLQIDGEGGTTREYSSGHEILTFGGDSKEEAWVWKATVDPPYPIKARTPICLPGVFFWSALKSMAHGKARMMHYLH
- the LOC119321876 gene encoding putative F-box protein At2g02030 isoform X1, whose translation is MLTGNNDMKPPIPKRPRRMAMSPESAPLASGSSSFIPDDIIFFQILVLLPVKSLVRFQTVCKSWRTTLTSISFVRWHLELSKRTRSTMVLVPRKYQEDRRKACSRLLSIFSFQPGESKCAELIFRKEFHPYGIPVFSIPLHCDGLILIPCIMGKIFICNPATREFVELPPGSPSVLFEHRVAFGFDPWSGTYKVARHFIRSYRDTLQIDGEGGTTREYSSGHEILTFGGDSKEEAWVWKATVDPPYPIKARTPICLPGVFFWSALKSMAHGKVISNVILRFSLLDETFTVHPNPPCSDHLGKNDALSALGGKLCYIHSPTPWEIAIWLAEDGPNLTWSLCRRVSLPIPRNLLAFACASTDPDKIFLSIDARYLLRCDLHNESLEEIINMRDMLYDLQNGRKFTIGSLFVAHYMVPFVESLLRIRSS